A single Vicinamibacterales bacterium DNA region contains:
- a CDS encoding HD domain-containing phosphohydrolase, with amino-acid sequence MKALPLAARIYVGAIIAIGAVLFAAFFPFRLMGSPLLFLTLLLLSSITSVFKVNLPLARRSSTMSVSYAVDFAALLLLGPNETMVVAAASAFSQCTFRIKERNPIHRTLFSMACLVITVQAAGVVYHWMGGHAGVIQSLEIAKPLIGAATAYFVFNTFTVATAIALSMRQPLLKVWHENFLWSAPSYFVGAAAAGLAAFLMGLQSTWAIWVLALAAFPIYLTYKSYKVYLGRVEDERRHTQEMADLHLATIEALALAIDAKDQTSQLHIRRVQLYAAALARGLGMNENEIQGVKTAALLHDIGKLAVPEHILSKPGPLTPEEFQKIRAHPKVGADIVSSVPFPYPVAPLILSHHERWDGKGYPVGLKGEEIPLGARILSVVDYFDALMAERPYHKAMSAEAAIGLLQQEAGKGLDPQVVALFTELLPRLQEEALQLDQQVRRTAPEEQPPQGQPATGLAPELSKKNVFEDIALAHREIYALYEIAQAMGTSLGVSDTMALISAKLTNLVPFACAALFLFDEETETLRCRFATGTDAEVIQQIAVHTGEGLTGWVARNRRPLVNARPSADLEAAGLSHLSTTLQSALVCPLMFNERFIGTLSVYHTDAAFYRDDHRRLLDRVSEQAAAVINNSMLFEQTQEDSLTDPLTGLPNTRFLFMHLTRELARAERLKSEVSLMVMDLDSFKEINDNHGHHVGDRALCEVARVLRAAIRPYDICVRYAGDEFIVVLSGCGADEAEHKRQELQKGIDEVYFEARPGKRLQLGISIGAAVFPQDGESYEALLATADSRMYQDKSGRKRRPGRDSSPPAALVPPAGYADLSDVDIQRAAAGIL; translated from the coding sequence ATGAAGGCGCTCCCGCTCGCCGCCCGCATCTACGTCGGTGCCATCATCGCGATTGGCGCGGTGCTGTTTGCCGCGTTCTTCCCGTTTCGACTGATGGGAAGTCCGCTGCTGTTCCTGACGCTGCTGCTGCTCTCGTCGATCACGTCGGTGTTCAAGGTCAACCTGCCGCTGGCGCGGCGCTCGTCGACGATGTCGGTGTCGTACGCGGTCGACTTCGCCGCCCTGCTCCTCCTCGGGCCGAACGAAACGATGGTGGTGGCGGCGGCGAGCGCGTTCAGCCAGTGCACGTTCCGGATCAAGGAGCGCAACCCGATCCACCGCACGCTCTTCAGCATGGCGTGCCTGGTGATCACGGTGCAGGCAGCCGGCGTCGTCTATCACTGGATGGGCGGGCACGCCGGTGTCATTCAGAGCCTGGAAATCGCCAAGCCGCTCATCGGCGCGGCGACGGCCTACTTCGTGTTCAACACCTTCACCGTCGCGACGGCGATCGCGCTCTCGATGCGCCAGCCGCTGCTGAAGGTGTGGCACGAGAACTTCCTGTGGAGCGCGCCGAGCTACTTCGTCGGCGCCGCCGCGGCCGGACTGGCGGCGTTCCTGATGGGCCTGCAGAGCACCTGGGCGATCTGGGTCCTGGCGCTCGCGGCGTTCCCGATCTACCTGACCTACAAGAGCTACAAGGTGTATCTCGGACGCGTCGAGGACGAGCGCCGCCACACGCAGGAAATGGCGGACCTCCACCTCGCGACGATCGAAGCGCTCGCGCTCGCCATCGACGCGAAGGACCAGACCAGCCAGCTCCACATCCGCCGGGTGCAGCTCTACGCGGCGGCGCTCGCGCGCGGCCTCGGCATGAACGAGAACGAGATCCAGGGTGTGAAGACGGCGGCGCTGCTGCACGACATCGGTAAGCTGGCCGTGCCAGAACACATCCTGTCGAAGCCTGGTCCGCTCACCCCGGAGGAATTCCAGAAGATCCGCGCACACCCGAAAGTCGGCGCCGACATCGTGAGCTCGGTGCCGTTCCCGTATCCGGTGGCGCCGCTGATCCTCAGCCATCACGAGCGCTGGGACGGAAAGGGCTACCCGGTCGGGTTGAAGGGGGAAGAAATTCCGCTCGGCGCGCGTATCCTGTCGGTCGTCGACTACTTCGACGCGCTGATGGCCGAGCGGCCGTACCACAAGGCGATGAGCGCCGAAGCGGCCATCGGGCTGCTGCAGCAGGAAGCGGGCAAAGGGCTCGACCCGCAGGTCGTCGCGCTCTTCACGGAACTGCTGCCGCGGCTTCAGGAAGAGGCGCTGCAGCTCGATCAGCAGGTCCGGCGCACGGCGCCGGAAGAGCAGCCGCCGCAGGGTCAGCCGGCGACCGGTCTCGCGCCCGAGCTCTCCAAGAAGAACGTCTTCGAGGATATCGCCCTCGCCCACCGCGAGATCTACGCGCTCTACGAGATCGCGCAGGCCATGGGCACCAGCCTGGGCGTGTCCGACACGATGGCGCTCATTTCGGCGAAGCTGACCAACCTCGTGCCGTTCGCCTGCGCCGCCCTCTTCCTCTTCGACGAAGAAACAGAGACGCTGCGCTGCCGCTTCGCGACCGGAACCGACGCCGAGGTCATCCAGCAGATCGCCGTGCACACCGGCGAAGGGCTGACCGGCTGGGTGGCCCGCAACCGCCGACCGCTGGTCAACGCGCGTCCGAGCGCCGACCTCGAGGCCGCCGGGCTCAGCCATCTTTCGACGACGCTGCAATCCGCGCTGGTCTGCCCGCTGATGTTCAACGAGCGGTTCATCGGCACGCTGTCGGTCTATCACACCGACGCCGCGTTCTATCGCGACGACCACCGCCGGCTGCTCGACCGCGTCTCGGAGCAGGCCGCCGCCGTCATCAACAACTCGATGCTCTTCGAGCAGACGCAGGAAGATTCGCTGACCGATCCGCTGACCGGTCTTCCCAACACCCGCTTCCTGTTCATGCACCTGACGCGCGAGCTGGCGCGCGCCGAGCGCCTCAAGTCGGAGGTCTCGCTGATGGTCATGGACCTCGACAGCTTCAAGGAGATCAACGACAACCACGGTCACCACGTCGGCGACCGGGCGCTGTGCGAAGTGGCGCGCGTGCTGCGCGCCGCGATCCGCCCCTACGACATCTGCGTCCGCTACGCGGGCGACGAGTTCATCGTCGTGCTCTCGGGCTGCGGCGCCGACGAGGCGGAGCACAAGCGCCAGGAACTGCAGAAGGGGATCGACGAGGTGTACTTCGAGGCGCGACCCGGCAAGCGCCTGCAGCTCGGGATCAGCATCGGGGCGGCGGTGTTCCCGCAGGATGGCGAGTCGTACGAAGCGCTGCTGGCGACCGCCGACAGCCGCATGTATCAGGACAAGTCGGGACGGAAGCGGCGGCCTGGGCGCGACAGCAGCCCACCCGCCGCCCTGGTGCCCCCAGCCGGCTACGCCGATTTGAGCGACGTCGACATCCAGCGCGCCGCCGCCGGCATCCTGTAG
- a CDS encoding S8 family peptidase, which translates to MKLSRLLSIGLLLLACSTPVGAGLPAGGKLDSELRERALAPRGHSRVIVRLDDGINGDVVIRRAHGAAGRRLASVGAQVADVPDGALDELASQPGVSRVSLDRRIEATLERTGATIGSTYVQQTLGLDGNGVGIAVVDSGVTAWHDDLGANRVVRFADFVGFQAAPYDDYGHGTHVAGILAGSGYDSGGRRRGIAPGATLLVEKVLDGAGQGYISNVIAAIDYAIANKDALHLRIVNLSVAAGVYESYTTDPLTLAARRAVEAGLVVVSAAGNLGKAADGSPQYGGIGAPGNAPWVITVGASSENGTADRSDDTVAPFSSRGPGAIDLQSKPDLVAPGVGIESLAEAGSTLYTTKPLMRLWGTVPTATEPYLSLSGTSMASPVVSGTIALMLEANPTLTPNQVKAVLQFTAESRAGYDELTEGAGFLNARGAVELAQSLAAGGTFDASTTHTDPTPWSGHVIWGNHLLAGRTLIDTAPVWATGALWGTVGVEGTEEGGGSNDLGAATNSNAGRTVGATSASGESDNIVWGTADEVDDVLWTAPPAGPRPRRVTPANGSLR; encoded by the coding sequence ATGAAGCTGTCACGGCTGCTGTCGATCGGTCTCCTGCTGCTGGCGTGTTCGACGCCGGTCGGGGCAGGGCTGCCCGCCGGTGGCAAGCTGGATTCCGAACTGCGCGAACGCGCGCTGGCACCGCGCGGCCACTCGCGCGTCATCGTTCGACTCGACGATGGCATCAACGGAGACGTCGTGATCCGCCGCGCCCACGGGGCCGCCGGACGCCGGCTCGCCTCGGTCGGCGCGCAGGTCGCTGACGTCCCTGACGGCGCGCTCGACGAGCTGGCCAGCCAGCCGGGCGTCAGCCGGGTAAGCCTCGATCGCCGTATCGAGGCCACGCTCGAGCGGACCGGCGCCACCATCGGTTCGACCTACGTCCAGCAGACCCTCGGACTCGACGGCAACGGCGTCGGCATCGCCGTCGTCGACTCCGGCGTCACCGCCTGGCACGACGACCTCGGCGCGAACCGGGTCGTCCGATTCGCCGACTTCGTGGGTTTCCAGGCTGCGCCCTACGACGACTACGGCCACGGCACGCACGTCGCCGGCATCCTCGCGGGCAGCGGCTACGACTCGGGCGGCAGGCGACGCGGCATCGCGCCCGGCGCGACGCTCCTCGTCGAGAAGGTGCTCGACGGCGCCGGGCAGGGCTACATCAGCAACGTGATCGCCGCGATCGACTACGCGATCGCCAACAAGGACGCGCTGCACCTGCGCATCGTCAACCTGTCGGTCGCCGCCGGCGTCTACGAGTCGTACACGACCGACCCGCTGACGCTGGCTGCCAGGCGCGCGGTCGAGGCCGGCCTCGTGGTGGTGTCGGCGGCAGGCAATCTTGGAAAAGCGGCAGATGGGTCGCCGCAATACGGCGGCATCGGCGCGCCGGGGAACGCCCCCTGGGTGATCACGGTCGGCGCGTCGAGCGAAAACGGCACGGCCGACCGCTCCGACGACACGGTCGCCCCGTTCAGCTCGCGCGGGCCGGGCGCGATCGACCTCCAGTCCAAGCCCGATCTGGTCGCGCCCGGCGTCGGCATCGAGTCGCTCGCGGAAGCAGGCAGCACGCTCTACACGACCAAGCCGCTGATGCGGCTGTGGGGCACGGTCCCGACTGCGACCGAGCCGTATCTGTCGTTGAGCGGCACCAGCATGGCCTCGCCGGTCGTCAGCGGCACGATTGCGCTGATGCTGGAGGCCAATCCGACGCTGACGCCGAACCAGGTGAAAGCGGTGCTGCAGTTCACGGCCGAGAGCCGCGCCGGTTACGACGAGCTCACCGAGGGAGCGGGATTCCTGAACGCACGCGGTGCCGTGGAATTGGCTCAGTCGCTGGCCGCGGGGGGCACGTTCGATGCCTCCACGACGCATACGGATCCGACGCCGTGGAGCGGCCACGTGATCTGGGGCAACCATCTGCTTGCCGGCCGCACCCTCATCGACACCGCGCCCGTCTGGGCAACGGGGGCCCTCTGGGGGACAGTCGGTGTCGAGGGAACGGAGGAGGGTGGCGGCAGCAACGATCTCGGAGCGGCCACGAACTCTAACGCGGGCAGGACTGTCGGTGCCACGTCGGCATCCGGCGAATCCGACAACATCGTCTGGGGGACCGCGGACGAGGTCGACGACGTCCTCTGGACCGCCCCGCCAGCCGGACCCCGGCCGCGCCGGGTCACCCCCGCGAACGGATCGCTGAGATGA
- a CDS encoding sigma-54 dependent transcriptional regulator yields the protein MSNTDNLMARRADPAEVAARFTGLVQSPLRAGILRFICARPDENFDVEALMQTFGRMRLDVDNCVRELVAFGIAKKITPPGGGAPRYGFVQPEGDAVHDLLDEFLERRATVSSEDRSPAVQRFREMIGRDEKMLVIFEWIRTAAKSDISVLILGPTGSGKELVARMIHELSRRATHRFQAVNCAALPDTLFESEIFGYEKGAFTGAHERKPGRLELSNNGTLFLDEIGDMSLMAQAKLLRVLEERRFERLGGNTSIEVNFRLISATNRPLDQFVRDTRFREDLYYRVNAFSIRLPSLRERSSDIPVLAQRFLARYCAANGLALDGKAFSREAADLLMQYHWPGNIRELESTVSRAALSSAGRVIRPQDVEFLHAAETPVESSRERLPSLADAERAHIGRVLESVHWNKKQAAAVLEISRGTLYRKIVEYGLEEAPPASRTKTDKAE from the coding sequence ATGTCTAATACCGACAACCTGATGGCACGGCGCGCCGACCCGGCGGAGGTGGCGGCACGGTTCACCGGACTCGTGCAATCGCCGCTGCGCGCCGGCATCCTGCGCTTCATCTGCGCCCGGCCCGACGAGAACTTCGACGTCGAAGCGCTGATGCAGACGTTCGGCCGCATGCGGCTCGACGTCGACAACTGCGTCCGCGAACTGGTCGCCTTCGGGATCGCCAAGAAAATCACGCCGCCGGGCGGCGGCGCCCCGCGCTACGGCTTCGTGCAGCCCGAGGGAGACGCCGTGCACGATCTCCTCGACGAGTTCCTCGAGCGCCGCGCCACCGTCAGCAGCGAAGACCGTTCGCCGGCCGTCCAGCGCTTCCGCGAGATGATCGGCCGCGACGAGAAGATGCTCGTCATCTTCGAATGGATCCGCACGGCGGCGAAGTCCGACATCTCGGTGCTGATCCTCGGGCCGACCGGATCGGGCAAGGAGCTCGTGGCGCGGATGATCCACGAGCTGTCGCGCCGGGCGACCCATCGTTTCCAGGCGGTCAACTGCGCCGCCCTCCCCGACACGCTCTTCGAGTCGGAGATCTTCGGCTACGAAAAAGGGGCGTTCACCGGCGCGCACGAGCGCAAGCCGGGGCGGCTCGAGCTCTCCAACAACGGCACGCTCTTCCTCGACGAGATCGGCGACATGTCGCTGATGGCGCAGGCCAAGCTGCTGCGCGTGCTCGAGGAGCGCCGCTTCGAGCGGCTCGGCGGCAACACCTCCATCGAGGTCAACTTCCGCCTCATCTCGGCGACCAACCGCCCGCTCGACCAGTTCGTGCGCGACACGCGGTTCCGCGAAGACCTCTACTACCGCGTCAACGCGTTTTCGATCCGGCTGCCCTCGCTGCGCGAGCGCTCGTCCGACATTCCCGTGCTGGCGCAACGGTTCCTCGCGCGCTACTGCGCAGCCAACGGGCTCGCGCTCGACGGCAAGGCGTTCTCGCGCGAGGCCGCAGATCTGCTGATGCAGTACCACTGGCCCGGCAACATCCGCGAACTCGAGAGCACGGTCTCCCGCGCCGCGCTGTCGTCGGCCGGCCGCGTCATCCGTCCGCAGGACGTCGAGTTCCTGCACGCCGCCGAGACGCCAGTCGAATCGTCGCGCGAACGGCTGCCGTCGCTGGCCGATGCCGAGCGGGCCCACATCGGGCGCGTGCTGGAGAGCGTGCACTGGAACAAGAAGCAGGCCGCCGCGGTGCTCGAGATCAGCCGCGGCACGCTGTATCGAAAGATCGTCGAATACGGACTCGAGGAGGCGCCTCCCGCCTCGCGGACCAAGACGGACAAGGCGGAGTAG
- a CDS encoding PH domain-containing protein has translation MTDTHSLLVWVIAGAVVVLAGLVAAVAARGRRLPGEHVFVASRWSRGNHLLPAQVAIMPTEVVQYVPGWVGRREHTIHMAHVASVDISTNLFFSNIEIETTGGTDPVRCHGHRKHDAIEMKRLINEYQSAYYKDGPRP, from the coding sequence ATGACGGATACACACTCGCTGCTGGTCTGGGTGATTGCCGGCGCCGTCGTGGTGCTGGCCGGTCTCGTGGCCGCCGTGGCGGCGCGCGGACGGCGTCTGCCCGGCGAACACGTGTTCGTGGCCAGCCGCTGGAGCCGCGGCAACCATCTGTTGCCCGCGCAGGTGGCGATTATGCCGACCGAGGTCGTGCAGTACGTGCCGGGCTGGGTGGGGCGGCGGGAGCACACGATTCACATGGCACACGTCGCGTCGGTCGACATCTCGACGAACCTCTTCTTCTCGAACATCGAGATCGAAACCACCGGCGGCACCGACCCGGTGCGCTGCCACGGACACCGGAAGCACGACGCGATCGAGATGAAGCGCCTGATCAACGAATACCAGTCGGCGTACTACAAGGACGGTCCCCGCCCATGA